The proteins below are encoded in one region of Paraburkholderia aromaticivorans:
- a CDS encoding gallate dioxygenase, giving the protein MARIIGGIAASHTPTIGFAFDKNKRDDPVWAPIFENFAPLADWLADKRPDVLLAIYNDHVTSFFFDHYSAFTLGVGPEWNVADEGGGARDLPPIKGHPALAAHIGTSLMTDEFDMSFFQNKALDHGCFSPLSMLCPHKPEWPVKLVPLQMGVLQLPVPSARRFYKLGQALRRAIESYPEDLKVAIVATGGLSHQVHGERAGFNNTEWDQRFLDLFENDPEQLAEMTLAEYAELGGFEGAEVIMWLTMRGALPSNVGCKHRSYYLPSMAGIATAIYEGEENETKPSVVERHRQRMAVQLADVEKLEGTYPFSIEVAVRAYRINDYLHRMVEPAHREAFLKDPEASLEAAALSEEERDLIRRRDWRGLLHYGVIFFMLEKLGAVVGVSNLHIYAAMRGETLEAFQRTRNAPGALYSVAGKAAGKLDWDNAEKGKS; this is encoded by the coding sequence ATGGCACGGATCATTGGAGGCATCGCTGCCTCACACACACCAACCATCGGTTTTGCTTTCGATAAGAACAAGCGTGACGATCCCGTGTGGGCACCCATCTTCGAAAACTTCGCCCCGCTGGCCGACTGGCTCGCCGACAAGCGTCCTGACGTGTTGCTGGCGATCTACAACGACCACGTCACTTCGTTTTTCTTCGATCACTACTCCGCGTTCACGCTAGGCGTGGGACCCGAGTGGAACGTCGCCGACGAAGGGGGCGGCGCACGCGATCTGCCGCCCATCAAAGGCCATCCGGCGTTGGCCGCGCACATCGGCACCTCGCTGATGACCGATGAATTCGACATGTCGTTCTTTCAGAACAAGGCGCTCGATCACGGCTGCTTTTCGCCGCTGTCGATGCTTTGCCCGCACAAGCCCGAATGGCCGGTGAAGCTCGTGCCTCTGCAGATGGGCGTACTGCAACTGCCGGTTCCGAGCGCACGGCGCTTCTACAAGCTTGGGCAAGCATTGAGACGTGCAATCGAGAGCTATCCCGAAGATCTCAAAGTCGCGATCGTCGCAACGGGTGGCCTGTCGCATCAGGTGCACGGGGAACGTGCGGGTTTCAACAATACCGAATGGGACCAGCGCTTTCTCGATCTCTTCGAAAACGATCCCGAGCAACTGGCCGAGATGACGCTTGCCGAATATGCGGAGCTGGGCGGCTTCGAAGGCGCGGAAGTGATCATGTGGCTCACGATGCGAGGCGCACTGCCGTCCAACGTCGGTTGCAAACATCGCAGCTACTACCTGCCGTCGATGGCAGGCATCGCGACCGCGATCTACGAAGGCGAAGAGAACGAGACGAAGCCTTCCGTCGTCGAACGTCACCGGCAGCGGATGGCGGTTCAACTCGCCGATGTCGAGAAACTCGAGGGCACTTATCCGTTTTCGATCGAAGTCGCCGTGCGGGCCTATCGGATCAACGATTACCTTCACCGGATGGTCGAGCCTGCCCATCGCGAAGCGTTCCTGAAGGATCCGGAAGCGAGCTTGGAAGCGGCGGCGTTGAGCGAGGAGGAGCGCGACCTGATCCGCCGTCGCGACTGGCGCGGCCTGCTGCACTACGGTGTGATCTTTTTCATGCTCGAGAAACTCGGCGCCGTGGTTGGCGTGTCGAATCTGCACATCTATGCCGCCATGCGCGGCGAAACGCTAGAGGCTTTCCAACGCACCCGCAACGCGCCCGGCGCACTTTACTCAGTGGCGGGGAAAGCCGCTGGAAAACTTGATTGGGACAACGCAGAAAAAGGAAAGAGCTGA
- a CDS encoding MFS transporter, protein MTNGKAIDIKAFIDERAISPYQWLLVALCFLVVTADGMDVAIMGFVAPSIIHDWGISRPTFGLVMSAAPLGLVIGALAAGPASDRIGRKWVLITSVFLFGIFTIATAFTHSPMEMAVLRLLTGIGLGAAMPNTTTLLSEYAPQRKRSLMITVMFTGFNLGSALIGFAAGWLIPVHGWRSVLIFGGALPLALIPLQVWLLPESARLLAVRGASPARIGAVLGRVCGARFTGDEVFISNEPPLPTRKPIGVLFSQGYGVMTATLWVTYFMGLLVIYLLTGWLPTLMKDAGLTVTSAANVTAMFQIGGTIGAILVGWVMDKVRPARVISAAYLGGALCVLGLAWIGALSSSLALLVFAAGFCMSGAQTGLNAFAPGRYPTVARATGVSWMLGMGRFGSIFGSAIGGALLGLGWQFGAILAMLAVPATLAALAITFAQRARTGEPAVQVTAAH, encoded by the coding sequence ATGACAAACGGAAAAGCGATCGACATCAAGGCGTTTATCGACGAGCGAGCCATCTCGCCCTACCAGTGGTTACTGGTGGCGCTGTGCTTTCTCGTGGTGACAGCCGACGGCATGGACGTGGCGATCATGGGCTTTGTGGCGCCCTCGATCATCCACGATTGGGGGATTTCACGCCCCACATTCGGACTCGTGATGAGCGCGGCGCCGCTGGGACTCGTCATCGGCGCGTTGGCGGCGGGTCCGGCTTCGGATCGTATCGGGCGGAAGTGGGTGCTGATTACCTCGGTTTTCCTGTTCGGCATTTTCACCATTGCGACGGCTTTCACTCACTCGCCCATGGAAATGGCGGTGCTGCGGCTGCTGACAGGTATCGGCCTCGGCGCCGCAATGCCGAACACGACGACGCTTCTGTCCGAGTACGCGCCTCAGCGCAAACGCTCGCTGATGATCACGGTCATGTTCACCGGCTTCAATCTGGGTTCGGCATTGATCGGCTTTGCGGCCGGCTGGCTGATTCCCGTCCATGGCTGGCGTTCGGTTCTGATTTTCGGCGGCGCGCTGCCGTTGGCGCTGATCCCGTTGCAAGTGTGGCTGCTGCCGGAATCTGCCCGCCTGCTCGCGGTGCGCGGCGCATCGCCGGCGCGTATCGGCGCCGTGCTCGGTCGGGTATGCGGTGCGCGCTTTACCGGCGACGAGGTATTCATTTCCAACGAACCGCCGTTGCCCACGCGCAAGCCGATTGGCGTGCTCTTCTCGCAAGGCTATGGCGTCATGACGGCGACGCTTTGGGTGACCTATTTCATGGGTCTGCTCGTCATCTATCTGCTGACGGGCTGGCTGCCCACGTTGATGAAAGACGCAGGGTTGACGGTCACGTCGGCCGCTAACGTCACGGCGATGTTCCAGATCGGCGGAACGATCGGCGCCATTCTCGTGGGTTGGGTGATGGACAAGGTGCGGCCGGCGCGGGTGATCAGCGCGGCGTACCTCGGCGGCGCGCTGTGCGTTCTTGGACTCGCATGGATCGGCGCATTGTCGTCGTCGCTGGCCTTGCTGGTATTCGCGGCGGGTTTCTGCATGAGCGGCGCGCAGACGGGCTTGAATGCGTTCGCGCCTGGCCGTTACCCGACGGTTGCGCGTGCCACCGGCGTCAGCTGGATGCTGGGTATGGGCCGTTTCGGCAGCATCTTCGGCTCCGCCATCGGCGGCGCGTTGCTCGGCCTCGGCTGGCAGTTCGGCGCGATTCTCGCGATGCTGGCCGTACCCGCAACTCTGGCTGCACTCGCCATCACGTTCGCTCAACGGGCGAGGACCGGCGAGCCGGCTGTGCAGGTGACTGCGGCGCACTGA
- a CDS encoding amidohydrolase family protein: protein MIIDIHGHYTTAPKALEQWRNRQIAGINHPSEMPKVSELQISDDELRESIETNQLRLMRERGLDLTIFSPRASFMAHHVGDFQVSSTWAAICNELCFRVSRLFPDHFIPAAMLPQSLGADVATCIPELVKCVEQYGNVAINLNPDPSGGHWTSAPLSDRSWYPIYEKMVEYDIPAMIHVSTSCNACFHTTGAHYLNADTTAFMQCLTSDLFCDFPTLRFVIPHGGGAVPYHWGRFRGLAQELKKPLLKDHLLNNVFFDTCVYHQPGIDLLTRVIPVDNILFASEMIGAVRGIDPETGNYFDDTKRYIEAAHIDADERYRIYEGNARRVYPRLDAALKTKGH, encoded by the coding sequence ATGATCATCGATATTCACGGCCACTATACTACGGCGCCCAAGGCGCTGGAGCAGTGGCGCAACCGCCAGATCGCGGGCATCAACCATCCTTCGGAAATGCCCAAGGTCTCCGAGTTGCAGATCAGCGACGATGAGTTGCGCGAATCGATCGAGACCAACCAGTTGCGCCTGATGCGCGAACGCGGCCTCGATCTCACCATCTTCAGCCCGCGCGCCAGTTTCATGGCGCATCACGTTGGCGATTTTCAGGTGTCCAGTACCTGGGCGGCGATCTGCAACGAGTTGTGTTTCCGTGTGAGTCGGCTTTTTCCCGATCATTTCATTCCGGCCGCGATGCTTCCGCAAAGCCTTGGCGCGGATGTCGCCACCTGCATTCCCGAACTCGTGAAGTGCGTGGAGCAGTACGGCAACGTGGCGATCAATCTCAACCCGGATCCGTCGGGCGGTCATTGGACCAGCGCGCCGCTGTCCGATCGCTCCTGGTATCCGATCTACGAGAAGATGGTCGAGTACGACATCCCCGCGATGATCCATGTGAGCACGAGCTGCAATGCGTGCTTCCACACGACGGGCGCGCATTACCTGAACGCCGACACCACGGCGTTCATGCAGTGCCTGACGTCGGACCTGTTCTGCGATTTTCCGACCTTGCGCTTCGTGATTCCGCACGGCGGCGGCGCGGTGCCCTATCACTGGGGGCGTTTTCGCGGACTCGCGCAGGAACTCAAGAAGCCGTTGCTGAAAGACCATCTGCTCAACAACGTGTTCTTCGACACCTGTGTGTATCACCAGCCTGGCATCGATCTGCTCACGCGCGTGATTCCGGTGGACAACATCCTGTTTGCGAGCGAGATGATCGGCGCCGTGCGCGGCATCGATCCGGAGACGGGCAATTATTTCGACGACACAAAGCGCTACATCGAAGCCGCGCATATCGATGCGGACGAGCGCTACAGGATCTACGAGGGCAACGCACGTCGCGTCTATCCGCGCCTCGATGCAGCATTGAAGACAAAGGGACATTGA